A window of Anopheles stephensi strain Indian unplaced genomic scaffold, UCI_ANSTEP_V1.0 ucontig94, whole genome shotgun sequence contains these coding sequences:
- the LOC118517320 gene encoding uncharacterized protein LOC118517320: protein MKLVSVVLAVLLFGTVCSSYAIECMDVWDEESIAEMIEDDRRYEESVKAGHSHYEEDDYDEHPVDSEDATVPDTDEEDEDDDASDQAPVHHEVGHSAHTEQLRQKRESAVVQPERPEAQGDAIDDGPSDLETAETHLFRPVFRYKSQYTERRRVRTLTGGVNVAPSQ, encoded by the exons atgaagctt GTGTCGGTCGTTCTTGCCGTGCTGCTGTTCGGAACCGTCTGCAGCAGCTATGCGATCGAGTGTATGGATGTTTGGGATGAAGAAAGCATTGCGGAGATGATCGAGGACGATCGACGGTACGAGGAGTCGGTGAAAGCGGGCCACTCTCATTACGAGGAAGATGATTACGATGAGCATCCCGTCGACAGTGAGGACGCAACCGTGCCGGACACGGATGAagaggatgaggatgatgatgcgaGCGATCAGGCCCCGGTACACCACGAGGTAGGACATTCGGCTCATACAGAACAGCTGCGACAGAAGCGCGAGTCGGCAGTGGTCCAGCCGGAACGTCCAGAAGCACAAGGCGATGCAATCGATGACGGTCCATCCGACCTGGAGACTGCCGAAACGCATCTCTTTCGGCCAGTGTTTCGATACAAATCCCAGTACACGGAACGGCGACGAGTGAGAACGCTGACCGGGGGTGTCAATGTTGCACCTTCGCAGTAA
- the LOC118517322 gene encoding chitinase-3-like protein 1: MVHSISLWSVVLVAVCSLMAAVESKEVVCYYGTWATYRQGNGKFATEDIDPFLCTQLNYAFFDIKPDGSISITDDYLALPSGLNAIGKFYELKQRNPALKTVAAIGGWNAGTANFKTVAANPQLRATFARNAVSFLQQHRFDGMDIDWEYPRPEDKSNFVLFLRELANAFAPYNYLLTIAVAAPESAANEAYDISAISGIVNYINLMTYDMHGNYGVTRHQAPINQGPSSIDDSSYKQQLNVEAVVKYWLSRGAPASKLTLGIPLYGRTFRLSNPSFDGVGAPVSGVGSPGQYTQEAGSLGYNEICEAAFPRKYFDSAQIAAYASGNGEWVSYDSVDVVNQKCNVIAKYGLGGGMVWSIEQDDFRGICGPKFTLLSTLNRCVNNNGPAPATTTTRATAAPTTRAPTTTTKAAASGSGSFVCTRDGYFRDPYDCNKYYRCYSGYKYSFNCPTGLYFNEDYVTCDWPYNVRC; the protein is encoded by the exons ATGGTCCACTCCATATCGCTGTGGAGCGTGGTACTCGTGGCCGTCTGTTCGCTCATGGCAGCGGTTGAAAGCA AGGAAGTTGTCTGTTACTACGGTACGTGGGCCACCTATCGCCAGGGCAATGGAAAGTTCGCCACCGAGGACATTGATCCGTTCCTGTGCACCCAGCTCAACTACGCCTTCTTCGACATCAAGCCGGATGGTTCGATCAGCATTACGGACGACTATCTCGCCCTCCCGTCCGGCCTTAACGCGATCGGCAAGTTCTACGAGCTGAAGCAGCGAAACCCGGCCCTGAAGACGGTGGCCGCGATTGGTGGCTGGAACGCCGGTACTGCCAACTTCAAGACGGTGGCCGCCAATCCTCAGCTGCGTGCTACCTTCGCGAGAAACGCAGTCTCGTTCCTGCAGCAGCATCGATTCGACGGTATGGACATTGACTGGGAGTATCCGAGACCAGAGGACAAGTCGAACTTTGTGCTGTTCCTCCGGGAGCTGGCGAACGCGTTCGCACCGTACAACTATCTGCTAACGATTGCGGTGGCGGCTCCCGAGTCAGCGGCCAACGAGGCGTACGACATTTCGGCCATCTCGGGCATCGTCAACTACATTAACCTGATGACGTACGATATGCATGGCAACTATGGCGTGACCAGACATCAGGCCCCGATCAATCAAGGACCGTCCTCGATCGATGACTCGAGTTACAAGCAGCAGCTCAACGTGGAAGCTGTGGTGAAGTACTGGCTGAGCCGGGGTGCTCCGGCCAGCAAGCTCACCTTGGGCATTCCGCTGTACGGTCGCACGTTCAGGCTGTCCAACCCGAGCTTCGATGGCGTTGGTGCGCCTGTCAGCGGCGTTGGCTCTCCTGGCCAATACACGCAAGAGGCCGGCTCGCTGGGATACAACGAAATATGTGAAGCTGCATTCCCGCGGAAGTATTTCGACTCGGCCCAGATTGCGGCGTACGCTTCCGGCAACGGTGAGTGGGTCAGCTACGACAGTGTGGATGTCGTCAACCAGAAGTGCAACGTGATCGCGAAGTACGGACTCGGCGGAGGCATGGTGTGGTCGATTGAGCAGGATGACTTCCGGGGCATTTGCGGTCCCAAGTTTACGCTGCTGAGCACCCTGAACCGGTGCGTGAACAATAATGGTCCCGCGCCCGCTACCACTACCACGCGCGCGACTGCTGCACCGACAACGAGGGCTCCGACCACTACGACCAAAGCGGCCGCTTCCGGCTCTGGTTCCTTCGTTTGCACCCGGGACGGGTACTTCCGGGATCCGTATGACTGCAACAAGTACTACCGGTGCTACTCCGGGTATAAGTATTCCTTCAACTGTCCGACGGGTCTGTACTTTAACGAGGACTACGTGACCTGCGATTGGCCCTACAATGTTAGATGCTAA
- the LOC118517318 gene encoding brahma-associated protein of 60 kDa-like — MSQRFPAANVNAGPGSQRYPASPGPNNQPPVMRPYGPGNNFSPRAYTPPPQMGGGGGPAQNQHQRPMQPGFQGGSMRGSPMSGSSGSKRSSESRAAMNQAQQKNDYSVKKKKKLADKILPQKVRDLVPESQAYMDLLAFERKLDATIMRKRLDIQEALKRPMKQKRKLRIFISNTFYPSKDGSEGDANPDGSVASWELRVEGRLLEDNKSDPTKIKRKFSSFFKSLVIELDKDLYGPDNHLVEWHRTHSTQETDGFQVKRPGDRNVRCTILLLLDYQPLQFKLDPRLARLLGVHTQTRPVIISALWQYIKTHKLQDAHEREYIACDKYLEQIFGCPRMKFAEIPQRLNPLLHPPDPIVINHVITVEGGLENKQTACYDIDVEVDDTLKNQMNTFLLSTASQQEIQTLDGKIHDTVETINQLKTNREFFLSFAKDPQTFIQKWIVSQTRDLKAMTDIVGNPEEERRAEFYHQPWTQEAVSRYFFTKVNQKRAELEQALGIRNS; from the exons ATGTCGCAACGGTTTCCGGCGGCAAACGTGAATGCTGGTCCGGGTTCGCAGCGTTATCCGGCGTCACCGGGCCCAAACAATCAACCCCCGGTGATGCGTCCGTACGGACCGGGAAACAATTTTTCG CCGCGAGCATACACGCCACCACCCCAGATGGGAGGAGGCGGTGGACCGGCTCAGAATCAACATCAACGCCCGATGCAACCCGGCTTTCAAGGTGGAAGCATGAGGGGTTCGCCGATGTCTGGCTCTTCCGGGAGCAAGCGTAGTTCCGAAAGTCGAGCCGCTATGAATCAAGCTCAGCAGAAAAA TGATTACTcggtaaaaaagaagaaaaagctagCCGATAAAATACTCCCGCAGAAGGTGCGCGATCTCGTACCCGAATCCCAAGCCTACATGGATTTGCTTGCGTTCGAGCGCAAGCTGGATGCCACCATAATGCGCAAACGGTTGGACATTCAGGAAGCGTTGAAGCGTCCGATGAAGCAGAAGCGCAAGCTACGCATCTTCATCTCCAACACGTTCTATCCTAGCAAGGACGGTAGCGAAGGTGACGCGAACCCGGACGGTTCCGTGGCATCGTGGGAGCTGCGCGTTGAGGGTCGCCTGCTGGAGGACAACAAATCGGACCCGACCAAGATAAAGCGTAAATTTTCCAGCTTCTTCAAATCGCTCGTCATCGAGCTGGACAAGGATCTGTACGGGCCGGACAACCATCTGGTCGAGTGGCACCGTACACACTCCACGCAGGAAACGGACGGGTTTCAGGTAAAGCGCCCTGGAGATCGGAACGTACGCTGCACCatcttgctgctgctcgattACCAGCCGTTGCAGTTTAAGCTTGACCCGCGCCTTGCCCGTCTGCTCGGcgtgcacacacaaacgcgcccGGTTATCATTTCCGCGCTGTGGCAGTACATCAAAACGCACAAGCTGCAGGACGCACACGAGCGGGAGTACATTGCGTGTGACAAATATTTGGAACAAATCTTCGGCTGTCCACGCATGAAGTTTGCGGAAATCCCGCAACGACTAAACCCGCTGCTGCACCCACCGGATCCGATCGTGATCAATCACGTGATTACGGTGGAGGGTGGGCTGGAGAACAAACAGACGGCCTGCTACGACATAGACGTCGAGGTGGACGACACGCTCAAGAATCAGATGAACACGTTCCTGCTCAGCACGGCGAGCCAGCAGGAAATACAGACGCTCGACGGTAAGATCCACGACACGGTCGAGACGATCAATCAGCTGAAAACGAATCGCGAGTTCTTCCTAAGCTTCGCCAAGGATCCGCAAACGTTCATACAGAAGTGGATCGTGTCGCAAACGCGCGACCTCAAGGCAATGACCGACATCGTCGGCAATCCGGAGGAAGAGCGGCGGGCCGAATTCTACCACCAGCCCTGGACACAGGAAGCGGTGTCGAGATACTTCTTCACCAAGGTAAACCAGAAACGGGCCGAACTGGAACAGGCGCTCGGCATTCGCAATTCATAA
- the LOC118517330 gene encoding uncharacterized protein LOC118517330, with product MMFRKTSILGATVVILSLIIATNCSTSLSALDIILQKLCVCPCGNPRGGKLYTVSSERLNWFDAVAYCNSIGMSIVTIKDANDRRLLQLHLEQTRRNLRSQSRSQIPYWIGANTLAGSGIRWGLTDQEVNQPEWNPASAPTGNQLSEPFCVYIQGDTMRWIRAPCDNEARQFICEY from the exons ATGATGTTCCGAAAGACCAGCATCTTGGGAGCTACAGTTGTTATACTGAGCTTGATTATTGCTACAAATTGTTCCACTTCACTATCAGCTCtcg ATATAATCCTTCAGAAGCTTTGCGTTTGCCCATGCGGAAATCCCCGTGGCGGAAAACTTTACACCGTGTCAAGTGAACGG CTCAATTGGTTTGATGCGGTGGCGTACTGTAATTCGATCGGTATGTCTATTGTGACGATAAAGGATGCAAACGATCGAcgactgctgcagctgcatttGGAGCAAACGCGACGCAACCTACGGTCACAGTCCCGCAGTCAGATACCGTACTGGATTGGAGCGAACACTCTTGCGGGAAGTGGTATTCGGTGGGGTTTAACTGATCAGGAGGTGAATCAACCGGAGTGGAACCCAGCATCAGCACCGACCGGTAATCAGCTTTCGGAACCGTTTTGCGTTTACATACAGGGTGATACTATGCGATGGATTCGGGCTCCTTGTGATAATGAAGCGAGACAATTTATTTGTGAATATTAG
- the LOC118517329 gene encoding C-type lectin 37Db-like: MAFKQIGTKSSFVLFFLITWLSVASSNISGANNVDDVLRQNGCLCPCKPSEEKEYYIPIRRTSNWYGAVAFCNSVGMEIAEVLNEDEASALRQVLQEEESDLDMEFFWIGANDLGTLGTHRWGLSGRPVTYSNWTEGEPNHALSDDGQTERCVAIAKDTFVWNDFQCTGRKKFVCQQFRDE, translated from the exons ATGGCTTTTAAACAAATCGGTACAAAGAGCTCGTtcgtattattttttcttattacCTGGCTGTCGGTAGCGAGTAGCAATATTTCTGGTGCAAATAATGTTGATG ACGTCCTTCGACAAAATGGGTGCCTTTGTCCGTGCAAGCCATCCGAGGAGAAAGAGTACTACATTCCCATCAGACGG ACAAGTAATTGGTATGGGGCGGTTGCGTTTTGCAACAGTGTCGGAATGGAGATAGCCGAGGTGCTAAACGAGGACGAAGCTAGTGCGTTGCGTCAAGTGTTGCAGGAGGAAGAATCCGATCTCGATATGGAGTTCTTCTGGATTGGAGCAAATGATTTGGGCACACTGGGCACCCATCGTTGGGGACTTAGCGGACGTCCGGTGACGTACAGCAACTGGACAGAAGGTGAACCAAATCATGCTCTCTCCGACGATGGACAGACAGAGCGATGTGTGGCCATTGCAAAGGATACGTTCGTGTGGAACGATTTCCAATGCACCGGGCGTAAAAAATTCGTCTGTCAACAGTTTCGCGATGAATGA
- the LOC118517328 gene encoding macrophage mannose receptor 1-like isoform X2, with product MFSCGLAVVDHKARVRCRASRSSRVCESVCVSRACWSFKVHPKSCGLLARKVDYLCFIKVQTRLSLLHKYQSAIMQPQKLVLDCVRWNRMGFVLAVLVVLLSESVIQCATPKALAGNSHDCPNCVEESTAPPRWTMPLLKLGEKRYYLSIFFKANWFKALQYCRFHGMQLASIQTQEENDRLEKYVKDYGLATEHFWTSGTDLAEEGSFFWVSNGRPLSFTNWNAGEPNNFRYENGEEEHCLELWNRDGKGLKWNDTPCSFETYFICEV from the exons ATGTTTAGTTGCGGTTTGGCAGTCGTTGATCACAAAGCTCGCGTTCGCTGTCGTGCGTCTCGATCTTCTcgcgtgtgtgagagtgtgtgtgtttcccgtGCGTGCTGGAGCTTTAAAGTGCATCCAAAGTCTTGTGGATTGCTCGCTCGAAAAGTGGATTATTTGTGCTTTATTAAAGTGCAAACCCGTTTAAGCTTACTGCATAAATACCAAAGCGCCATCATGCAACCACAAAAGCTTGTGCTCGATTGTGTCCGATGGAACCGGATGGGATTCGTCCTGGCCGTGTTGGTCGTGCTGCTCAGTGAAAGTGTAATCCAGTGTGCAACGCCAAAGGCTCTCGCGGGCAACTCACACG ATTGTCCGAATTGCGTTGAAGAATCTACTGCCCCACCACGATGGACTATGCCGTTGCTGAAGCTGGGAGAGAAGCGTTACTACCTCAGCATCTTCTTCAAG GCTAACTGGTTCAAAGCGCTGCAGTACTGTCGGTTCCATGGAATGCAACTTGCCAGCATACAGACACAGGAAGAGAACGATCGGTTGGAGAAATACGTTAAAGATTATG GTCTCGCAACGGAACACTTCTGGACCTCGGGTACCGATCTGGCCGAGGAGGGTAGTTTCTTCTGGGTGTCGAACGGACGGCCACTTTCCTTCACGAACTGGAACGCCGGTGAACCGAACAACTTCCGCTACGAAAACGGCGAGGAGGAACACTGCCTTGAGCTGTGGAACCGTGATGGCAAGGGGCTGAAGTGGAACGATACACCCTGCAGCTTCGAAACGTACTTCATCTGCGAGGTTTAA
- the LOC118517328 gene encoding C-type lectin domain family 4 member F-like isoform X1: MFSCGLAVVDHKARVRCRASRSSRVCESVCVSRACWSFKVHPKSCGLLARKVDYLCFIKVQTRLSLLHKYQSAIMQPQKLVLDCVRWNRMGFVLAVLVVLLSESVIQCATPKALAGNSHGTNCPNCVEESTAPPRWTMPLLKLGEKRYYLSIFFKANWFKALQYCRFHGMQLASIQTQEENDRLEKYVKDYGLATEHFWTSGTDLAEEGSFFWVSNGRPLSFTNWNAGEPNNFRYENGEEEHCLELWNRDGKGLKWNDTPCSFETYFICEV, translated from the exons ATGTTTAGTTGCGGTTTGGCAGTCGTTGATCACAAAGCTCGCGTTCGCTGTCGTGCGTCTCGATCTTCTcgcgtgtgtgagagtgtgtgtgtttcccgtGCGTGCTGGAGCTTTAAAGTGCATCCAAAGTCTTGTGGATTGCTCGCTCGAAAAGTGGATTATTTGTGCTTTATTAAAGTGCAAACCCGTTTAAGCTTACTGCATAAATACCAAAGCGCCATCATGCAACCACAAAAGCTTGTGCTCGATTGTGTCCGATGGAACCGGATGGGATTCGTCCTGGCCGTGTTGGTCGTGCTGCTCAGTGAAAGTGTAATCCAGTGTGCAACGCCAAAGGCTCTCGCGGGCAACTCACACGGTACCA ATTGTCCGAATTGCGTTGAAGAATCTACTGCCCCACCACGATGGACTATGCCGTTGCTGAAGCTGGGAGAGAAGCGTTACTACCTCAGCATCTTCTTCAAG GCTAACTGGTTCAAAGCGCTGCAGTACTGTCGGTTCCATGGAATGCAACTTGCCAGCATACAGACACAGGAAGAGAACGATCGGTTGGAGAAATACGTTAAAGATTATG GTCTCGCAACGGAACACTTCTGGACCTCGGGTACCGATCTGGCCGAGGAGGGTAGTTTCTTCTGGGTGTCGAACGGACGGCCACTTTCCTTCACGAACTGGAACGCCGGTGAACCGAACAACTTCCGCTACGAAAACGGCGAGGAGGAACACTGCCTTGAGCTGTGGAACCGTGATGGCAAGGGGCTGAAGTGGAACGATACACCCTGCAGCTTCGAAACGTACTTCATCTGCGAGGTTTAA
- the LOC118517331 gene encoding uncharacterized protein LOC118517331, whose amino-acid sequence IDPQVLEIQRQNLITQKILQRYLERRLHPGRKPQIRVPSVEEILPKPFSPLASVRDVRQQNQTGANDNGGSRYDLFNVRNGRQYNRTQLEEDGSGADEAYHDEELPGGEDYREERELDQYDDLGESFDNDRYDIESLQSGESEHVDSFYRDKYYSRQRASQLSARDSGELLDLNALDEDFEDDPELSVLSEITNEIRLRQEAVKASAEQSEEDGAGRVKRQAINNRTSRRGRVTYRDTPTITNRVDARYYTSDDYVDYPTTPRLNKNLRDNYSEYRLLSKSRIAANEPVKPSRPRATTTQTTLARNAARSRNRNTLKSLAYKPNVYNANSRRPTFTLSAYNKAPTRPSSNSRRGGTSRGAYKDEEPGRNWNRFGQATPSTQDWRRKTVSLGSSNIQPSTAALTVTFFLPTDTTVSVVANSKTEISLIKTTTTSIEEICTSCFSLTQGPNGLPVHVLNKEITSFNNDGLFEITKFILSSTPTTTISVSQNTFRGRSTAYSATISTTIYEATPFVQTKGKPADPNSVLSNAPLANILLSQLLLGNLGVPQEPNFIPRPTEFLPDPNRYQVVVTTATDYKTHVKEVVETITQTKSIVLPVTFQGREILTTVYESDVTSTVITSFITETLTIPTTSTIRIQPTTNPADDLSNKLSLLLPLLEERERQNRLLSAIEPTLPVVAPVPPTIAPSPTATSAVSKVYVSGQHPGEFSVSFTTIFNT is encoded by the exons ACATAGATCCACAGGTGTTGGAAATCCAGCGACAGAACCTGATAACCCAGAAGATCCTCCAGCGTTACCTGGAGCGGCGGTTACATCCGGGCCGCAAGCCACAGATCCGCGTGCCATCGGTGGAGGAAATACTTCCGAAGCCCTTCTCACCGCTCGCCTCCGTCCGCGATGTGAGACAGCAAAATCAAACGGGCGCGAACGATAATGGTGGCTCCCGGTACGATCTGTTCAATGTGCGAAACGGGCGACAGTACAACAGGACACAGCTGGAGGAGGATGGCAGTGGGGCGGACGAGGCGTACCATGATGAGGAGTTGCCGGGTGGTGAAGATTATCGGGAGGAGCGTGAGCTGGACCAGTACGATGATTTGGGCGAATCGTTCGATAATGATCGGTACGATATCGAGTCACTGCAGTCGGGCGAATCCGAGCACGTGGATTCGTTCTATCGCGACAAGTACTACAGCAGACAGAGAG CATCTCAGCTCTCGG CACGCGATTCGGGCGAGTTGCTTGATTTGAACGCGCTGGATGAAGATTTCGAGGACGATCCGGAGCTGAGTGTGCTGAGCGAAATTACGAACGAAATACGGTTGCGCCAGGAAGCGGTTAAAGCATCCGCGGAACAGTCCGAAGAAGACGGTGCTGGGCGAGTGAAGCGTCAAGCGATCAATAACCGCACGTCACGCCGTGGTCGGGTGACGTACCGGGACACACCCACGATCACCAATCGGGTAGATGCACGGTACTACACGTCGGACGATTATGTCGACTATCCGACAACGCCCCGGTTGAACAAAAACCTGCGCGACAACTACTCCGAGTATCGGTTGCTGTCGAAGAGTCGCATCGCCGCGAACGAACCGGTCAAACCGAGCAGGCCGCGTGCCACCACGACCCAAACGACACTTGCCCGGAATGCGGCACGATCGCGCAATCGTAATACGCTCAAATCGCTGGCCTACAAACCCAACGTTTACAATGCCAACAGTCGCCGGCCAACGTTTACGCTGTCCGCGTACAATAAGGCTCCTACGCGACCGAGCAGCAACTCACGCCGGGGAGGAACGTCACGGGGCGCGTACAAGGATGAGGAGCCGGGTCGGAACTGGAATCGGTTTGGGCAGGCTACTCCCTCGACACAGGATTGGCGTCGGAAGACGGTCAGTCTCGGTAGCTCCAACATTCAACCGAGTACGGCCGCCCTGACGGTAACGTTCTTCCTGCCGACGGACACAACCGTATCGGTGGTTGCCAACTCCAAGACGGAGATCAGCTTGATCAAGACGACCACAACGAGCATTGAGGAGATCTGTACGTCCTGCTTCTCGCTCACGCAAGGTCCCAACGGACTGCCCGTGCACGTGCTCAACAAGGAGATAACGTCCTTCAACAACGATGGTCTGTTCGAGATCACCAAGTTCATTCTCAGCTCGACACCTACCACCACGATCTCGGTGTCGCAGAACACCTTCCGCGGCCGCTCCACCGCATATTCGGCCACCATCTCGACCACCATCTACGAGGCGACGCCGTTCGTACAAACCAAGGGCAAACCGGCCGATCCTAACTCGGTACTGTCGAACGCTCCGTTGGCCAATATCTTGCTTTCCCAGCTGCTGCTCGGAAATCTGGGCGTACCGCAAGAGCCTAACTTTATCCCGCGACCGACCGAATTCCTGCCCGACCCGAACCGCTACCAGGTCGTGGTGACGACGGCCACCGATTACAAGACGCACGTGAAGGAGGTGGTCGAAACGATCACGCAGACGAAATCGATCGTACTGCCGGTTACGTTCCAGGGACGCGAAATCTTAACGACTGTGTACGAAAGTGACGTCACCAGCACGGTGATAACATCGTTCATTACCGAAACACTTACCATTCCGACGACTTCAACGATTCGCATTCAGCCCACCACGAACCCGGCAGATGATTTGTCCAACAAGTTGAgtctgctgctgccactgctggaAGAGCGAGAACGACAGAACCGTCTACTGTCCGCCATTGAGCCAACGCTGCCCGTCGTTGCACCGGTACCACCAACGATTGCACCCTCGCCTACGGCCACTAGTGCCGTGTCGAAGGTGTACGTGTCCGGACAACATCCCGGCGAGTTTAGCGTGTCGTTTACCACCATCTTCAACACGTAA